Proteins encoded by one window of uncultured Draconibacterium sp.:
- a CDS encoding DNA polymerase III subunit delta — protein sequence MFFKDVVGQENIKSRLIRSVQEQRISHAQLFSGPSGTGKLAMALAYAQYVSCKNRSETDSCGTCPSCHKYQKLAHPDLHFVFPIFNAKQFNKPVSDDFLPMWREKVLTNPYFELSDWLSHIEAGNAQGEIYERESESILRKLNLKSFESEFKVMIIWLPEKMNAACSNKLLKMIEEPPSKTLFILVTENEEGVIGTIRSRAQLVKFPFVDNPSIQNALLKIEGVDPEIIPDAVHLASGSYLKAISYLSPSDDEQFYFQKFQEMMRFAYARQVKDMIDWADEMAKIGRDKQKAFFAASLRLVREYFVSNMKRSEIVYMNRAEKDWGKKFAPFINERNIVAFADEFELAIKHISMNGNPRIVFMDTGLRMVRLIKR from the coding sequence GTTTTTCAAAGATGTAGTAGGACAAGAGAATATAAAAAGCCGCCTTATCCGGTCGGTTCAAGAGCAACGAATCAGTCATGCACAATTATTTTCCGGCCCGTCGGGAACCGGCAAACTAGCCATGGCTTTAGCTTATGCGCAATATGTTTCGTGCAAGAACCGCAGCGAAACCGATTCGTGCGGAACCTGCCCGTCGTGCCATAAATACCAAAAACTGGCACACCCCGATCTACATTTTGTGTTTCCTATTTTTAACGCCAAGCAGTTTAACAAACCGGTTAGCGATGATTTTCTTCCCATGTGGCGCGAGAAGGTTTTGACCAATCCGTATTTCGAACTGAGTGACTGGTTGAGCCACATTGAAGCCGGAAATGCACAAGGTGAAATTTACGAACGCGAAAGCGAGTCGATCTTACGAAAACTAAACCTCAAATCGTTTGAGTCGGAGTTTAAAGTGATGATTATCTGGTTGCCCGAAAAAATGAACGCTGCCTGCTCGAACAAACTATTGAAAATGATTGAGGAGCCGCCCAGCAAAACGCTTTTTATTCTGGTTACCGAAAACGAGGAAGGAGTGATCGGCACTATCCGCTCGCGGGCGCAACTGGTAAAGTTTCCGTTTGTTGATAATCCATCCATACAAAATGCTTTACTGAAAATAGAGGGTGTTGATCCGGAGATCATTCCTGATGCCGTTCATCTGGCTTCGGGAAGTTATCTGAAAGCAATCAGCTATTTATCGCCGTCGGATGATGAGCAGTTTTATTTCCAGAAATTTCAGGAAATGATGCGTTTTGCCTATGCCCGTCAAGTAAAAGATATGATTGACTGGGCCGATGAAATGGCAAAAATTGGCCGCGACAAACAAAAAGCCTTTTTTGCAGCTTCGTTGCGTTTGGTGCGCGAATATTTTGTGTCGAACATGAAACGCAGCGAAATTGTATATATGAACCGCGCCGAAAAAGACTGGGGTAAAAAATTCGCGCCGTTTATTAACGAGCGCAACATAGTGGCTTTTGCCGACGAATTTGAGCTGGCCATAAAGCATATCTCCATGAATGGAAATCCGCGTATTGTTTTTATGGATACGGGTTTGCGGATGGTGCGGTTGATAAAAAGGTGA
- a CDS encoding gliding motility lipoprotein GldH, with product MSRFFQVILFAGILVVLAACDSHGVFDKYKPINKGVWNKDSLVVFEVPVTDTLQNHNLYINVRNNVDYRYSNLWLFVTIEQPGGEAVKDTFEMVLADPSGKWLGEGFGGLKTREAIYRRNVFFPRSGDYTIRLQQGMRNDELKGISDVGVRVEKVK from the coding sequence ATGAGTCGTTTTTTTCAAGTTATACTTTTTGCGGGAATTTTGGTGGTGCTGGCAGCGTGCGATTCGCATGGCGTTTTCGATAAATACAAGCCAATAAACAAAGGCGTTTGGAACAAAGATTCGCTGGTGGTTTTTGAAGTGCCGGTTACCGATACCCTTCAAAATCATAATCTTTATATTAATGTTCGCAATAATGTAGATTACCGCTACAGCAACCTGTGGTTGTTTGTTACCATTGAGCAACCCGGTGGCGAAGCCGTTAAAGATACCTTTGAAATGGTTTTGGCCGATCCGTCGGGAAAATGGCTGGGCGAAGGTTTTGGCGGATTAAAAACCCGTGAGGCAATATACCGTCGAAATGTGTTTTTCCCCCGATCGGGTGATTACACCATACGACTGCAACAAGGCATGCGAAACGACGAGTTGAAAGGTATTTCAGACGTGGGAGTGCGTGTGGAAAAAGTCAAATAG
- the ricT gene encoding regulatory iron-sulfur-containing complex subunit RicT, translating to MKEVNTTDRGICQTKVGNCGKLQVTDWLGDVQPAYKGEDIVEVRFKNTRKDYYKNVNNLKLKVGELVAVEGNPGHDIGIISLKGELVFEQMKRHKVTLNNGEYRKVYRHAKPVDIDKWREAISLEHETMIKSRQIVKDLGLDMKIGDVEYQGDKTKAIFYYIADGRVDFRQLIKVLAENFRIRIEMKQIGARQEAGRIGGIGPCGRTLCCSTWMSNFVSVTTNAARHQEISLNPQKLAGQCGKLKCCLNFEVDAYIDATKDFPPNHIPLETEHMTYSFLKADIFGGIYWYAPRGEGPGTLVAVPVKRVKEVLRLNRNGKKPEKLVIEKYDAGAKKDDTFHNVVGQEDLDRFDRAKKKSRSKKRSNRRNPNRNRNQNQPNAQGQRQDNNQEGGQNRGSKQNRGGGQNRRSNQNRNQNRN from the coding sequence ATGAAAGAAGTAAATACCACAGATAGAGGAATTTGTCAAACGAAAGTTGGAAACTGCGGGAAACTGCAGGTAACCGATTGGCTTGGCGATGTTCAGCCTGCATATAAAGGCGAAGACATTGTTGAGGTGCGCTTTAAAAATACCCGAAAAGACTACTATAAAAATGTAAACAACTTAAAACTTAAAGTTGGTGAACTGGTGGCCGTTGAAGGAAATCCGGGTCACGACATTGGTATAATATCGCTAAAAGGGGAGCTGGTGTTTGAGCAAATGAAACGCCACAAAGTAACCCTGAACAATGGTGAATACCGCAAAGTTTACCGCCACGCCAAACCAGTTGACATTGATAAGTGGAGAGAAGCGATTTCGCTGGAACATGAAACCATGATCAAGTCGCGCCAGATTGTAAAAGACCTGGGCCTCGATATGAAAATCGGTGATGTGGAATACCAGGGCGATAAAACAAAAGCCATATTCTATTACATTGCCGACGGGCGTGTTGATTTTCGGCAGTTGATAAAAGTACTGGCCGAAAATTTCCGTATCCGCATCGAAATGAAACAAATTGGTGCACGCCAGGAAGCCGGTCGCATCGGAGGAATTGGTCCTTGCGGACGAACACTATGCTGCTCAACGTGGATGAGCAATTTTGTGTCGGTAACCACCAATGCAGCGCGTCATCAGGAGATTTCGCTGAATCCGCAAAAACTGGCCGGGCAATGTGGTAAATTGAAATGCTGCCTTAATTTCGAGGTGGATGCTTACATCGATGCAACAAAAGATTTCCCGCCAAATCATATTCCACTCGAAACGGAACACATGACTTATTCATTCCTAAAAGCCGATATTTTTGGTGGAATTTACTGGTACGCACCACGTGGCGAAGGTCCTGGAACATTGGTGGCAGTTCCTGTAAAACGGGTGAAAGAAGTGTTGCGACTGAACCGTAACGGAAAAAAACCGGAAAAACTGGTGATTGAAAAATACGATGCGGGAGCGAAAAAGGATGATACTTTCCATAATGTGGTTGGGCAGGAAGATCTGGATCGTTTTGACCGGGCAAAGAAAAAAAGTCGCTCAAAAAAACGGAGTAATCGTCGTAATCCGAACCGGAACAGAAATCAAAATCAGCCAAATGCTCAGGGACAGCGGCAGGATAATAACCAGGAAGGTGGGCAAAACCGTGGTTCGAAACAAAACCGCGGGGGAGGCCAAAATCGGCGATCCAATCAAAACCGTAACCAAAACCGTAATTAG
- a CDS encoding DUF4249 domain-containing protein: MHKIYFIILLIGLFSACIEVVDLDVEETPQELVVNCFFTEGQPFVVNVSRLAAYPDLTDRNLEDATVSIYENDILKGTLKHTENGIYTRNSISPTYGNMYSIKVEVPGYPTATASDTIPEKVSIQECNYRQNAGVDEEGDPYGEIITSFTDHPNVKYYSIQIYSRWEKPLYDQNGYPAGSEVIWYPIEQTSFDPVIIAEGITKNDYCTYFVFNDALFFNRNYKLTVNASSEYESNDKLKVLLETGTANYYQYRKRLLKHEPYSYEDPFKPYSPVPLYSNVSGGQGIFAGYQRDIYYLNFSE; encoded by the coding sequence ATGCATAAAATCTACTTTATTATACTGTTGATCGGATTATTTTCGGCATGCATTGAGGTGGTTGACCTTGATGTAGAAGAAACTCCGCAAGAACTTGTGGTAAATTGTTTTTTTACCGAAGGCCAGCCTTTTGTAGTAAATGTTAGCCGCCTGGCTGCTTACCCCGATTTAACTGACCGAAACCTTGAAGATGCCACTGTATCAATTTATGAAAACGACATTTTAAAAGGTACTTTAAAACACACCGAGAATGGTATTTACACCAGAAATTCAATTTCCCCTACATACGGAAATATGTATTCCATAAAAGTAGAAGTGCCCGGTTATCCAACGGCAACAGCAAGCGATACAATACCAGAAAAGGTTTCAATTCAGGAATGTAACTACAGGCAAAACGCAGGAGTGGACGAAGAAGGAGATCCTTATGGAGAAATTATTACCTCATTTACTGATCATCCAAACGTAAAATACTATTCTATTCAAATTTACTCCAGATGGGAGAAACCTCTTTATGATCAAAATGGTTATCCAGCCGGTTCGGAAGTAATTTGGTATCCGATTGAGCAGACAAGTTTTGATCCAGTTATCATAGCCGAAGGCATCACAAAAAATGACTATTGTACCTATTTTGTTTTTAACGACGCACTCTTTTTTAATAGGAACTATAAATTAACTGTGAATGCCAGCTCTGAATATGAATCCAATGACAAATTAAAGGTACTATTGGAAACTGGCACAGCAAATTACTATCAATATCGCAAACGTCTTCTAAAACACGAGCCCTACTCATACGAAGATCCTTTCAAACCCTATTCTCCTGTTCCTCTCTATTCCAATGTTTCCGGCGGGCAAGGCATTTTTGCCGGGTACCAGCGCGATATTTATTATTTAAACTTTTCAGAATAA
- a CDS encoding carboxypeptidase-like regulatory domain-containing protein — MKTLLTILFVCSCIVAKPQVIVHGYIKDKTNNEPLIGATVSISGTSTGTSTNNTGYFSLRLADAAKNKLTMRYIGYKTEQFTIDTKNSGPQYFYLEPGVEIDEVTVKAPLFSEKRMGANLTEIPVQELKKLPALGGEVDLLRTYQLLPGVQGGSEGKTGLHVRGGGPGQNLILLDGSPLYYVNHLGGFSSIFDPEAVNNFKLYKGGFPARYGGRLSSVLDVQIKEGDKNNSETFISIGTISGRFNMQGPLQQGKGSYFISVRRMWLDLLTRPFSFAAFDKASFGYSFYDVNAKATLQLSDKDKLFLSLYSGDDKLVFSYREKILGSGEKAKQKVKWGNLLAVARLNHTFKPGLTNNTKVSFTKYRFIDKDLYKNKSDNTKYNSAFKSRIYDWAVNSDFEFQPGNAYKMLAGAGATFHFFMPGKTTTININEGETYIDSTYGSTSLNAFESQAYIENIFSFKHLNFNLGARLSHFLVDGKNYFYAEPRLSLGIPITSSTLVKASYTQMHQYVNMLSNPTAGFETDFWVPATEKVPPSGSRQFAVGIERNTSKFEAGIEAYYKKLNNLVTFKEGEVFQGNATDWQDRVAINGTGTSKGIEFFARKKTGKISGWVSYTLAKSDRQFDEINFGETYSFKYDRRHDLSVVLSVPINEEWNFSSTWVYGSGYPITLALGKMNTIEMNDIPDGSDNYYQFDEYGEYYGKKNSFKMQDYHRLDIGFTRTRESYGVERTLTIGIYNVYNRKNPYYYFYKQRKPWRGDYTTELYKSSFLPFLPAISYSWRF; from the coding sequence TTGAAAACACTACTCACCATATTATTTGTTTGCTCATGTATCGTAGCTAAGCCGCAGGTAATTGTTCACGGTTATATAAAAGATAAAACCAACAACGAGCCACTCATTGGAGCAACCGTTTCAATAAGCGGAACTAGTACCGGAACGTCAACCAATAATACCGGTTATTTTTCGTTGCGCCTTGCCGATGCCGCCAAAAACAAGTTAACAATGCGTTATATCGGCTACAAAACCGAACAGTTCACAATCGATACAAAGAATTCAGGACCACAGTATTTTTATCTCGAACCGGGTGTTGAAATTGACGAAGTAACGGTAAAAGCGCCCTTGTTTTCAGAGAAACGAATGGGGGCTAATCTTACAGAAATTCCGGTACAGGAATTGAAAAAATTACCTGCACTTGGTGGCGAGGTAGACCTGCTGCGTACCTACCAGCTATTGCCGGGTGTGCAAGGTGGCAGCGAAGGAAAAACCGGCTTGCATGTTCGGGGTGGAGGTCCGGGACAAAACCTTATTTTATTAGATGGATCGCCGTTGTATTACGTGAATCACCTAGGCGGCTTCTCATCTATTTTCGACCCCGAGGCCGTTAATAATTTCAAATTGTATAAAGGTGGTTTTCCTGCTCGTTACGGTGGCCGCCTGTCGTCGGTTCTCGATGTACAAATAAAGGAAGGCGATAAAAACAATAGTGAAACATTTATAAGCATCGGGACTATTTCGGGCCGATTTAATATGCAGGGGCCATTGCAACAAGGCAAAGGTTCTTATTTCATTTCCGTTCGGCGCATGTGGCTCGATTTGTTAACGCGCCCATTTTCTTTCGCTGCTTTCGACAAGGCTTCGTTCGGTTATAGCTTTTACGATGTAAACGCTAAAGCAACACTACAATTATCAGATAAAGACAAACTGTTTTTAAGCCTTTATTCGGGCGATGATAAGCTGGTATTTAGCTATAGAGAGAAAATATTAGGAAGCGGTGAAAAAGCAAAACAAAAGGTAAAATGGGGAAACCTGCTTGCTGTTGCACGTCTGAATCATACGTTTAAACCGGGCCTCACCAATAACACAAAAGTGTCGTTTACCAAGTACCGGTTTATCGACAAAGATTTGTACAAGAACAAATCGGACAATACAAAGTACAACTCGGCATTTAAAAGCCGTATTTACGACTGGGCCGTTAACAGCGATTTTGAGTTTCAGCCGGGAAATGCCTATAAAATGCTGGCTGGTGCCGGTGCCACTTTTCACTTTTTCATGCCGGGAAAAACTACCACAATTAACATTAACGAAGGCGAAACTTACATCGACAGCACTTATGGAAGTACTTCGTTAAATGCTTTTGAAAGCCAGGCTTATATTGAAAACATATTCTCGTTCAAACACCTGAATTTTAATCTTGGTGCGCGTCTCAGTCATTTTTTGGTTGATGGCAAAAATTACTTTTATGCCGAACCGCGTCTGTCACTGGGTATTCCCATCACCTCATCAACATTGGTAAAAGCATCATACACTCAAATGCACCAGTATGTTAATATGCTTTCGAATCCAACAGCAGGTTTCGAAACCGATTTCTGGGTGCCGGCTACCGAAAAAGTTCCTCCAAGCGGCTCACGACAATTTGCCGTTGGAATTGAAAGAAATACCTCAAAATTCGAGGCCGGAATTGAAGCGTATTATAAAAAGCTGAACAACCTGGTTACTTTTAAAGAAGGCGAAGTTTTCCAGGGGAATGCTACCGACTGGCAGGATCGTGTTGCCATTAACGGAACAGGAACATCGAAAGGAATTGAATTTTTTGCCCGAAAGAAAACCGGAAAAATATCGGGCTGGGTGAGTTATACTTTGGCAAAATCAGACCGGCAATTTGATGAAATTAACTTCGGAGAAACCTACTCGTTTAAATACGATCGCCGCCATGACTTAAGTGTAGTTTTGAGTGTCCCGATAAACGAAGAGTGGAATTTTTCGAGTACCTGGGTTTATGGTTCGGGCTACCCCATTACACTTGCTTTGGGAAAAATGAATACCATTGAAATGAATGATATCCCGGATGGCTCAGACAATTACTATCAGTTTGATGAATATGGCGAATACTACGGAAAGAAAAATTCGTTTAAAATGCAGGATTACCACCGCCTCGACATTGGATTTACCAGAACGCGGGAAAGTTACGGAGTAGAGCGCACGTTAACCATTGGCATTTACAATGTGTACAACCGCAAAAATCCGTATTACTATTTCTACAAACAACGAAAACCCTGGCGTGGCGATTATACAACCGAACTTTACAAGAGTAGTTTTCTACCCTTTTTACCCGCTATAAGTTATAGTTGGAGGTTTTAG